A genomic window from Sparus aurata chromosome 4, fSpaAur1.1, whole genome shotgun sequence includes:
- the scg3 gene encoding secretogranin-3 isoform X1, with product MASKSVGLFVLFHLVVLNVVSQSSAFPTPTASADDKTVYNRQLTEERPLQEQIAEADSVKAAVQSAESQRPASSKDGESQQDLDDLTVLKSLADGQKSKEAAEEVLLKKEEQYVPDESDSTKSRRLAEDYDSTKNGMDYGKYPDDTESFRQVDGTPLTAEDIVQKIANKIYEEDDRGVFDRIVSKLLKLGLITDSQADTLEYQVAEALQDLITKNAKNNEIEDIESNNQETRGEQDDQGSDANTDAWDQPRRRYNDGDEEEDDDEIEDEVDRDAEEEEGDADANTWDKDAEEGNEVSPEDGLQDLQYFPNFYRLLRSLDSDQDTQERETLITIMKTLIDFVKMMVKYGTITPEEGVSYLENLDAMIAMQTKNKLGKSLGPPDVIGPNGKNLDEDDNTKAEAAKMQKEYENLKDSTKEEQPSTESSQPGKSETYLEAIRKNIEWLKKHSKEEGKDDYDLSKLKDFMDQQVDSYIEKGIIAKDEGDTIKRIYSSL from the exons ATGGCGTCAAAATCCGTCGGCCTTTTCGTCCTTTTCCACCTCGTTGTCCTGAACGTAGTGAGCCAGAGCTCTGCCTTCCCCACACCGACAGCCTCGGCGGACG ATAAGACGGTGTACAACAGACAGCTGACAGAAGAAAGGCCACTACAAGAGCAG ATCGCTGAGGCGGACAGCGTGAAGGCTGCAGTTCAGTCGGCTG AGAGCCAGCGTCCTGCTTCCTCCAAGGACGGCGAGTCTCAGCAGGACCTCGATGACTTAACCGTGCTAAAGTCACTGGCTGATGGCCAGAAATCAAAGGAGGCCGCCGAGGAGGTGCTGCTGAAAAAGGAGGAGCAGTACGTCCCAGATGAATCGGACTCCACCAAGAGCCGACGTCTGGCCGAGGACTACGACTCCACCAAGAACGGGATGGACTACGGCAAGTACCCGG ATGACACAGAGAGCTTCCGTCAGGTCGACGGCACTCCGCTGACGGCAGAAGACATCGTCCAGAAGATCGCTAACAAGATCTATGAGGAGGACGACAGAGGGGTGTTCGACCGGATCGTCTCCAAACTGCTCAAACTTGGGCTG aTCACAGACAGCCAGGCGGACACCCTGGAGTACCAGGTGGCCGAGGCTCTCCAGGATCTCATCACCAAAAACGCCAAGAACAACGAGATTGAGGACATCGAGAGCAACAACCAAGAAACCAGGGGAGAGCAGGACGACCAGGGCTCAGACGCAAACACG GACGCGTGGGACCAACCCAGACGCCGCTATAATGACGGCGACGAGGAAGAAGATGACGATGAGATTGAAGACGAGGTGGACAGGGAcgcagaagaagaggaaggtgaCGCAGATGCCAACACCTGGGACAAAGATGCTGAGGAGGGCAACGAGGTGAGCCCTGAAGACGGCCTCCAGGACCTGCAGTACTTCCCCAACTTCTACCGCCTGCTCAGGAGCCTCGACTCAG ACCAAGACactcaggagagagagacactgatCACCATCATGAAGACGCTGATTGACTTTGTTAAGATGATGGTGAAGTACGGCACCATCACACCAGAGGAGGGAGTGTCCTATCTGG AGAACCTGGATGCTATGATAGCCATGCAGACCAAGAATAAGCTGGGCAAGTCTCTCGGGCCTCCTGACGTCATCGGACCCAACG GAAAAAACTTGGACGAGGACGACAACACGAAGGCGGAGGCCGCTAAGATGCAGAAGGAGTATGAGAACCTGAAAGACTCAACCAAAGAGGAGCAGCCGTCAACTGAGAGCA GTCAGCCCGGCAAGTCAGAGACGTATCTGGAGGCCATCAGGAAGAACATCGAGTggctgaagaaacacagcaaagaAGAAGGCAAAGATG
- the scg3 gene encoding secretogranin-3 isoform X2, translating into MASKSVGLFVLFHLVVLNVVSQSSAFPTPTASADDKTVYNRQLTEERPLQEQIAEADSVKAAVQSAESQRPASSKDGESQQDLDDLTVLKSLADGQKSKEAAEEVLLKKEEQYVPDESDSTKSRRLAEDYDSTKNGMDYDDTESFRQVDGTPLTAEDIVQKIANKIYEEDDRGVFDRIVSKLLKLGLITDSQADTLEYQVAEALQDLITKNAKNNEIEDIESNNQETRGEQDDQGSDANTDAWDQPRRRYNDGDEEEDDDEIEDEVDRDAEEEEGDADANTWDKDAEEGNEVSPEDGLQDLQYFPNFYRLLRSLDSDQDTQERETLITIMKTLIDFVKMMVKYGTITPEEGVSYLENLDAMIAMQTKNKLGKSLGPPDVIGPNGKNLDEDDNTKAEAAKMQKEYENLKDSTKEEQPSTESSQPGKSETYLEAIRKNIEWLKKHSKEEGKDDYDLSKLKDFMDQQVDSYIEKGIIAKDEGDTIKRIYSSL; encoded by the exons ATGGCGTCAAAATCCGTCGGCCTTTTCGTCCTTTTCCACCTCGTTGTCCTGAACGTAGTGAGCCAGAGCTCTGCCTTCCCCACACCGACAGCCTCGGCGGACG ATAAGACGGTGTACAACAGACAGCTGACAGAAGAAAGGCCACTACAAGAGCAG ATCGCTGAGGCGGACAGCGTGAAGGCTGCAGTTCAGTCGGCTG AGAGCCAGCGTCCTGCTTCCTCCAAGGACGGCGAGTCTCAGCAGGACCTCGATGACTTAACCGTGCTAAAGTCACTGGCTGATGGCCAGAAATCAAAGGAGGCCGCCGAGGAGGTGCTGCTGAAAAAGGAGGAGCAGTACGTCCCAGATGAATCGGACTCCACCAAGAGCCGACGTCTGGCCGAGGACTACGACTCCACCAAGAACGGGATGGACTACG ATGACACAGAGAGCTTCCGTCAGGTCGACGGCACTCCGCTGACGGCAGAAGACATCGTCCAGAAGATCGCTAACAAGATCTATGAGGAGGACGACAGAGGGGTGTTCGACCGGATCGTCTCCAAACTGCTCAAACTTGGGCTG aTCACAGACAGCCAGGCGGACACCCTGGAGTACCAGGTGGCCGAGGCTCTCCAGGATCTCATCACCAAAAACGCCAAGAACAACGAGATTGAGGACATCGAGAGCAACAACCAAGAAACCAGGGGAGAGCAGGACGACCAGGGCTCAGACGCAAACACG GACGCGTGGGACCAACCCAGACGCCGCTATAATGACGGCGACGAGGAAGAAGATGACGATGAGATTGAAGACGAGGTGGACAGGGAcgcagaagaagaggaaggtgaCGCAGATGCCAACACCTGGGACAAAGATGCTGAGGAGGGCAACGAGGTGAGCCCTGAAGACGGCCTCCAGGACCTGCAGTACTTCCCCAACTTCTACCGCCTGCTCAGGAGCCTCGACTCAG ACCAAGACactcaggagagagagacactgatCACCATCATGAAGACGCTGATTGACTTTGTTAAGATGATGGTGAAGTACGGCACCATCACACCAGAGGAGGGAGTGTCCTATCTGG AGAACCTGGATGCTATGATAGCCATGCAGACCAAGAATAAGCTGGGCAAGTCTCTCGGGCCTCCTGACGTCATCGGACCCAACG GAAAAAACTTGGACGAGGACGACAACACGAAGGCGGAGGCCGCTAAGATGCAGAAGGAGTATGAGAACCTGAAAGACTCAACCAAAGAGGAGCAGCCGTCAACTGAGAGCA GTCAGCCCGGCAAGTCAGAGACGTATCTGGAGGCCATCAGGAAGAACATCGAGTggctgaagaaacacagcaaagaAGAAGGCAAAGATG